A window from Pseudomonadota bacterium encodes these proteins:
- a CDS encoding lipid-binding SYLF domain-containing protein: protein MKIKGFTFITAIVLLIAAMIFLSPGKSGFTPTPAIADDALDARQLVDKAKLTFETFTVAREMEGFRKLVKDARGVFIAPQILKGAFIIGASGGSGVLLVREKKTGQWTGPAFYTIGEASFGLQIGGEASEVILLIMTERGVTALLSSSVKLGADIGVAVGPVGVGVDASTANLSADIISYARSKGLYGGISVEGAVVKVREGLNKSYYGKKVTPTDILIRKAVKNSHSAPLLETVSKGVQGK from the coding sequence ATGAAAATAAAAGGATTTACTTTCATAACCGCTATAGTCCTTCTTATCGCGGCAATGATTTTTTTGTCTCCTGGAAAAAGTGGTTTTACTCCAACACCCGCAATAGCTGACGACGCCTTAGATGCCAGGCAGCTGGTGGACAAGGCAAAGCTCACCTTCGAAACCTTTACGGTCGCCCGAGAAATGGAGGGTTTTCGTAAATTAGTCAAGGATGCCAGGGGCGTGTTTATCGCACCCCAGATTCTGAAAGGGGCATTTATCATTGGTGCATCGGGCGGAAGCGGGGTGTTGCTGGTGCGGGAAAAGAAAACCGGACAATGGACAGGGCCTGCCTTCTATACAATCGGTGAAGCGAGCTTTGGCCTTCAGATTGGCGGGGAAGCGTCGGAAGTGATACTTCTGATAATGACCGAAAGGGGTGTCACGGCACTTCTTTCGAGTAGTGTCAAGCTCGGTGCTGACATTGGCGTAGCTGTGGGACCGGTCGGAGTTGGAGTGGATGCCTCAACTGCAAATCTCAGTGCTGACATTATCAGCTATGCGCGCTCTAAGGGGCTGTACGGCGGCATATCCGTTGAGGGTGCAGTTGTGAAGGTCCGTGAAGGTTTAAATAAGTCCTACTATGGAAAGAAGGTAACCCCCACAGATATCCTTATCCGCAAGGCGGTCAAAAATTCGCATTCTGCTCCGCTTCTTGAGACAGTCTCCAAGGGGGTTCAAGGAAAATAA